Proteins from one Capricornis sumatraensis isolate serow.1 chromosome 2, serow.2, whole genome shotgun sequence genomic window:
- the NGDN gene encoding neuroguidin isoform X1 produces the protein MAAAEVLESDLPNAVALLKNLQEQVMAVTAQVQTLTKKVQAKAYRTEKGLSLLEVKDQLLLMYLMDLSHLILDKASGGSLQGHPAVLRLVEIRTVLEKLRPLDQKLKYQIDKLVKTAVTGSLSENDPLRFKPHPSNMMSKLSSEDEEEGEAEEGQSGASEKKSGKGTAKKYVPPRLVPVHYDETEAEREKKRLERAKRRALSSSVIRELKEQYSDAPEEIRDARHPHVTRQSQEDQHRINYEESMMVRLSVSKREKGRRKRANVMSSQLHSLTHFSDISALTGGTPHLNEDQNPKKRKKIPKKGRKKKGFRRRR, from the exons GAGGTGTTGGAGTCAGACCTGCCAAATGCTGTGGCACTTTTGAAAAACCTCCAGGAGCAG GTGATGGCTGTCACAGCACAAGTGCAAACTCTGACCAAAAAAGTTCAGGCTAAAGCTTATCGTACAGAGAAG GGTCTCAGCCTTTTGGAAGTAAAAGATCAGCTGTTGCTCATGTACCTTATGGAtttgagccatctcatcctggacaAAGCCTCAGGAGGTTCTCTTCAGGGACATCCTGCAGTTTTGAGACTGGTGGAGATTCGCACG GTTTTGGAAAAGCTTCGTCCTTTGGACCAAAAATTAAAGTATCAGATTGACAAACTGGTCAAGACTGCAGTGACAGGCAGCCTCA GTGAGAATGATCCCCTCCGTTTTAAGCCTCATCCCAGCAATATGATGAGCAAG TTGAGCTCTGAGGATGAGGAGGAAGGTGAAGCAGAAGAAGGCCAGTCTGGGGCTTCAGAGAAGAAATCTGGAAAAGGAACAGCTAAGAAATACGTCCCACCACGCTTGGTTCCAGTTCATTATG ATGAAACAGAAGCTGAGCGGGAGAAGAAGCGCCTAGAACGAGCCAAGAGACGGGCGTTGAGCAGCTCTGTCATTCGTGAGCTAAAGGAGCAGTACTCAGATGCTCCAGAGGAAATCCGAGATGCTCGGCATCCTCATGTTACTCGCCAGAGTCAGGAGGATCAACACAG GATTAACTATGAGGAGAGCATGATGGTGCGTTTAAGTGTCAGCAAGCGGGAGAAAGGACGGCGAAAACGAGCAAATGTCATGAGCTCACAGCTTCATTCCCTCACACACTTCAGTGACATCAGTGCTCTGACAGGAGGAACCCCTCATCTTAACGAG GATCAAAATCCTAAGAAGCGGAAGAAGATACCTAAGAAAGGTCGGAAGAAGAAAG GTTTTCGGAGGCGGCGGTGA
- the NGDN gene encoding neuroguidin isoform X2, with protein sequence MAAAEVLESDLPNAVALLKNLQEQVMAVTAQVQTLTKKVQAKAYRTEKGLSLLEVKDQLLLMYLMDLSHLILDKASGGSLQGHPAVLRLVEIRTVLEKLRPLDQKLKYQIDKLVKTAVTGSLSENDPLRFKPHPSNMMSKLSSEDEEEGEAEEGQSGASEKKSGKGTAKKYVPPRLVPVHYDETEAEREKKRLERAKRRALSSSVIRELKEQYSDAPEEIRDARHPHVTRQSQEDQHRINYEESMMVRLSVSKREKGRRKRANVMSSQLHSLTHFSDISALTGGTPHLNEDQNPKKRKKIPKKGRKKKGE encoded by the exons GAGGTGTTGGAGTCAGACCTGCCAAATGCTGTGGCACTTTTGAAAAACCTCCAGGAGCAG GTGATGGCTGTCACAGCACAAGTGCAAACTCTGACCAAAAAAGTTCAGGCTAAAGCTTATCGTACAGAGAAG GGTCTCAGCCTTTTGGAAGTAAAAGATCAGCTGTTGCTCATGTACCTTATGGAtttgagccatctcatcctggacaAAGCCTCAGGAGGTTCTCTTCAGGGACATCCTGCAGTTTTGAGACTGGTGGAGATTCGCACG GTTTTGGAAAAGCTTCGTCCTTTGGACCAAAAATTAAAGTATCAGATTGACAAACTGGTCAAGACTGCAGTGACAGGCAGCCTCA GTGAGAATGATCCCCTCCGTTTTAAGCCTCATCCCAGCAATATGATGAGCAAG TTGAGCTCTGAGGATGAGGAGGAAGGTGAAGCAGAAGAAGGCCAGTCTGGGGCTTCAGAGAAGAAATCTGGAAAAGGAACAGCTAAGAAATACGTCCCACCACGCTTGGTTCCAGTTCATTATG ATGAAACAGAAGCTGAGCGGGAGAAGAAGCGCCTAGAACGAGCCAAGAGACGGGCGTTGAGCAGCTCTGTCATTCGTGAGCTAAAGGAGCAGTACTCAGATGCTCCAGAGGAAATCCGAGATGCTCGGCATCCTCATGTTACTCGCCAGAGTCAGGAGGATCAACACAG GATTAACTATGAGGAGAGCATGATGGTGCGTTTAAGTGTCAGCAAGCGGGAGAAAGGACGGCGAAAACGAGCAAATGTCATGAGCTCACAGCTTCATTCCCTCACACACTTCAGTGACATCAGTGCTCTGACAGGAGGAACCCCTCATCTTAACGAG GATCAAAATCCTAAGAAGCGGAAGAAGATACCTAAGAAAGGTCGGAAGAAGAAAGGTGAGTGA